The stretch of DNA GGGGCCGTGGTCGTCGTGCCCGTGGTCCTCCCCCGCCGCATGCCCCATCTCACGCAGCTTCAGCCCGCGCGTCAATTCGGTCACGGGCACCTTCGGGGCCGCCGCCTTCAGCTTAGGGAGCCAAGGTTCCAGTCCCGCCCCGTTGATGAACAGGGTACGGCTGCCCGCCAGCCGCCGGATCGCCGCCGTGTTCGGCTGAAAACTGTGCGTGTCGCTCCCGGCTGGAACGATCACGTTCACGCTGACCCGCGAGCCCCCTACCGCCTTCACGAAGTCGCCCACGATGCTGGTCGTCGCGCTGACGGAGAGGGAGGCGGCTTGGGCAGAGGTGGCGACCGAAAGGAGGAGGGTGGACAGTAGCAGGCAGGGGGCGAAACGCATAATGATTTATCTTTATCAAAAAGATGGATGGGCCGGATGAGGAGGGTCACCTCTCGCACCGCTTCCACCCGGCCCCGTACACTGCCGGGCATGACGCAGGCACAGCCTTCCCCCCAACCCGAGTGGTACAAGAGCGCCGTCTTCTACGAACTCTCGGTCCGCACCTTCGCGGACGGCAACGGCGACGGCAAGGGCGATTTTCCCGGCCTGACCGGGCGGCTGGATTACCTGCGGTCGCTGGGGGTGGACTGCCTATGGCTGCTGCCCTGGTACCCCAGCCCCCTGCGCGACGACGGCTACGACGTGGCCGACTACACCGATATCCACCCCGACCTCGGCACGCTCGACGACTTCAAGGTCTTCCTGCGCGAGGCGCACGCGCGGGGCCTGCGGGTGATCGGGGACCTGGTAACGAACCACACGTCCTCCGACCATCCCTGGTTTCAGGCGGCGCGGCGCGGCCCCACCCTGCCCGACGGCAGCCCCAACGAGTACCACGACTACTACGTCTGGAGCGACACGGGCACCGAGTACGCGGACGCCCGCATCATCTTCACCGACACCGAGACGAGCAACTGGACGCTGGACGAGGGGTGCGGCCGCTACTACTGGCACCGTTTCTTCTCCAGCCAGCCCGACCTCAACTTCGACAACCCGCGCGTGGTGGAGGAACTGATCGGCGCCCTGCGGTTCTGGCTGGACCTCGGGCTGGACGGCTTCCGGGTGGATGCGGTGCCCTACCTGATCGAGCGCGAGGGGACCAACTGCGAGAACCTGCCCGAGACGCACGCGATCCTGCGCCAGCTTCGCCGGGTGGTGGACGAGGAGTACCCCGGCCGCCTGCTGCTCGCGGAGGCCAACCAGTGGCCGGAAGACGTGGTGGAGTACTTCGGCACCGAGGCGTACCCCGAGTTCCACATGTGCTTCAACTTTCCGGTGATGCCCCGGCTGTACATGAGCCTCAAGCGGGAGGACACGACCTCCATCCGCGAGATCATGGGCCGCCTGCCGGAGATTCCGTCCTTCGGGCAGTGGGCGACCTTCCTGCGCAACCACGACGAGCTGACGCTGGAGATGGTCACCGACGACGAGCGGGCTTTCATGTACGCGGCCTACGCGCCCGACCACCGCATGAAGATCAACGTGGGCATCCGCCGCCGCCTCGCCCCGTTGCTGGACAACGACCGCCGCCGCATCGAGCTGCTGCACACGGTCCTGCTGGCGCTGCCCGGCAGCCCGATCCTTTACTACGGCGACGAGATCGGCATGGGCGACAACCTGACCCTCTCTGACCGCAACGGCGTCCGCACCCCGATGCAGTGGAACGCCGGGATCAGCGGCGGCTTCTCGACTGCCCTACCCGACCAGTGCTTCTACCCACCCATTCAGGACCCGGTGTACGGCTACGGGCGTGTGAACGTGGCCGCGCAGGAGCAGGACCCCGGCAGCCTGCTGAAATGGCTCTCGCGCCAGCTCGAGCTGCGCCGCGCCCACCCGACCTTCGCGCAGGGGGACCTCACCTTTATCGAGACGGGCAACCCGGCCATTCTCGCCTTTACCCGCCAGCACGACGGGGAGACCCTGCTGATCATTTCCAACTTCGCCGGAAGTGCCCAGGCCGCGCTCCTGGACCTCTCGGCGCACGTGGGCCGCGTGCCCGTCACCCTGGCGGGCGGCAGCCACTTCCCGGTGGTGGGGGAGGGGCCGTACCCGGTGCTGATGGGCAAGCACGAGTACTACTGGCTGAAGCTGACGGGGGTGAGGTAAGCCGCAAACCCCCATCAAAGAAAGAGGCCCCAGCATCTGCCGGGGCCTTTTCTGTGCCGGAAGCTCAGTCGTCGCTGCCACCCGCGAACCCGAACAGGCGCAGGAGGAACAGGAACATATTGACGAAATCCAGGTACAGGGCCAGCGCCCCGTTGATCGCCGCCCGCTCGGCCATCTCACCCGTCACGCCGCTCAGCGCGAGGTTGCGCAGCATCTGGGTGTCGTAGACGGTCAGGCCCGCGAACAGCAGCACGCCGATCACGCTCAGACCCAGGGTCAGGGCGCTGCTCGCTACGAACATGTTGACGATCATGGCGATGAACAGGCCAATCACCGCGAACATGAAAAAGCGCCCCATCCCGCTGAGGTCCTTCTTGATCACGAAGCCCGCCACGCTCATCGCCCCAAAGGTGCCCGCCGTGGTCAGGAAGGCCGCCGTCACCGCCGAGGGGTCGTAGGCGATCAGCAGCGAGCTGAAGGTCAGGCCCGTCAATGCGGCGTAGGCGATGAAGAGCATCCCCGCGACCGCGCTGTTCATGCGGTGCGCCAGCCCGCTCAGCGCGAACACGATCACGAGTTGCGCGATGATCAGGCCCCAGCGCCAGCCGAAGACCTGCGCGGCGAGCACCTCGTTCTGGGCCGTCAGGTAGGCAACGCCCGCCGTGAGGGCCAGGCCCGCCGCCATCCACGAGTACGTCCGCGCCATGAAGGTGCGAACCAGATTTTCCGTCCGGGTTGCGGTCAGTTGCATACAAGGCAGGATACGGGGCGCGGGGTGAAAAGGTTCCGGCACATCTGGAGCCTGTCGCTTCTCGTCGGGGGGTACGCTGAAGGCCCCGCCCTCAGCCTTCCTGCCCCCGGAGGTCCCCATGAGACACCTGTCTGCCGCGTTCCTCTGCCTCAGTCTGATCGGCCCGGCGGCGCTGGCCGGGGCCGCGAACGGCCCAGCCGTGAGGTGGGGCAGCTACAGTTCGCTGCTCTCGGTCGAAAAGAACCGGGGCGGCACCCACTCCTTCACCGCCTCGTGGGTCAGTGGGACACTGACCGTCCGGCGGACGGTGGGCTACAGCCTCCGTTTTCGGGGAGGAAGCGTGCGGGTCGGGTCGCGTGCCCTGAAACCGGGGTGCGTCAGCGGGAAGCTCACGCAGGGGACGGTGGTCACCTTCCGGGGCGCGACCCGCGTGGATTTGCAGGTGCCCTCGCACGGATGTCCACCGTCTCCCTAAGCGACTACTCCCGCACCAGCAGCGCCAGCGGGAACGTCTCCAGCACCTTCGCCACGGGGACCTTCTCGCCGCGCACGCGCAGGCGTTCGCCCGTCAGCACGTTGCGGTAGGTGCCGGGGCGCGGCAGGGTGAGCTGGCGGTTGCCCCAGACCTCGCCCAGCGCCCAGGGGGTCTTCTCACGGGTCAGGGTGTAGGTCAGGCGCGGGGCGACGATGACGGCCACCTCGTCCCTATGCTCGCGGGCGCTGTGTTCTCTGGCGAAAGCGAGGAGGTACTTCCCGGCCTCGATGGGACGGTAACTGCCCTGGGCAAACAGCTCCGGGTGGGCGCGGCGGGCTTGCAGGGCCGCCCAGGTCACCAGCAGCTTGACCCCACCGTCCTCGTAGCGGGCGAGGAGGTCGGTGGCGAGGCGGGCGGGGTCCTCCGCGTGACGTTTCTCGATGCGGGCCAGCGTCCGGGTACGCCACCCGTAGTCCACCGGGCGGCGGTTGTCGGGGTCCACCAGGCTCTGGTTCCAGCCCTCGGCGCCCTGGTAGGTGTCGGGGACGCCGGGGGCAGTCAGGCGCACGAGCGCCGCCGAGAGGCCGTTCTGCGCCCCATACGGGCTGATACGGCGGTGCAGCTCGGCGAGGTCGCGCGAGAAGCGCTCGTCGGCCAGCAGGCCGCGCACCACCCTCGTCAGTGCTTCCTCGTACTCGGCGTCGCCAGCGGCCCAACTCGTTCGCAGCTTGGCTTCGCGGGCGGCCTTGAGGGCGTAGTCGGCCAGGCGGTCGGGGAAGTCCTCCAGTCGCCCGTCCAGTGGGTAGGCCCCCAGCGCGTTTTGCAGAAAGGTGTAGGTGTCCAGCGCGGAGGGGGCGCGGCCCGTCGCCGTCTCCACCTCGAAGCCGCGCAGCAGGCCCGACCAGCCGCTGAGGTACGCCGCCCACGTCTGCGGCAACTCAGAGAGCACCGAGATGCGGGCGCGGGTGTCCTCGCCGCGTTTGGTGTCGTGGGTGGACGTGGCGAGCATGGCGTGGGGCCACCGCTCGGCGCGGGCCTGCGCGTCCCGGTGAAAGGCCCTGGGCGGCGTGCCGAACAGCCCCGGATCGCCGCCCACCTCGTTCAGCGAGAGCAGCCGCGCGTAGCGGTAGAAGGCGGTGTCCTCGGCCCCCTTCGCCGTGACCGGCCCGGTGAGCTGCTGGAACTTCAGCGCGAAACCCGCGTAACGCTCGCGGGTGGCTTCGTCGGGGGCGTCCAACTTCAGCACCGCCTCCAGAAAGTCGAAGAGGCTGGGGTCGAGGTCGCGCCCCGCTGCCGCCCGGTGCGCCTTCGCGTCGCGGATCGCGTGTTCGATCTTGGCGTCGTCGCCGGGTTCGCGCTCGCCGCCCTCGCGGACATAGGTGCGGTAGACGGGGAAGGCGGCGATGGTCTCGCGGATCACCTCGCGCAGCCCGCTCAGCGTGAAGTCGCGGAATCTCAGGTCCGCCTCGGCCAGCCGTTCCAGATGCTCGGCGAGCACGTTGACCTCGCCGGGCAGCGAGACGCGCTGAATCAGGTGCTTGCCCCGGTAGAGGTGGTCGCCGTAGCCCTCCCGGTCCCCGGTGAAGCGGCGGTAGATCGCGGTGACCTCCTCCTCGCTGGCCCCGTCCACGAGGGTGCCGTTCAGTTGCGCGAGGAAGTCATACCCGGTGGTGCCGTGAATCGCCCAGTCTTCGGGCAACTTCTCCCCGGGTTCCAGAATCTTCTCGGCGACCACGTAGACGGGGAGCGCCTGGCCCGGCTCCCACTCGCGCCCCAGCGCCCGCGCCGCCCCCCGTTGCAAGGCCACGAAGTACCCGGCGGGGTCGTACAGGCCGTCGGTGTGGTCCAGCCGCACGCCCTGAAGCACCCCATCCCCGATCAACTCGAACAGCTTGGCGTGCGCCCACTCGAAGACGCGCGGGTCCTCCATCCGCAGCGCCGCGAGGTCGTTGATGTCGAAGAAGCGGCGGTAGTTGATCTGCTCAGCCGCGACCCGCCACGAGGCGAGGCGGTAATTCTGGTCCTGAATCAGCGCGTCGAGCCGGGCGGGGTCGGCGTTCGTCTCCGCCACCATCCGGTCGAGCGCCGTCCGCACTGAGCGCGACGTCTCCGCCAGCGCCCCCAGCCGCCGGGTGATGACCTCCGACTCCTGCGCCCGCGCGAGGCGGTCGGCGTCGGTGAGGTCAGCACTCGTCGAGACGGGCAGGTTCGCCGCCGCCCGCGCGACCGAGGCGAGTTCGGCGTGGTCGGCGGCCGGGAGCGTCCCCGTCAGCTCGGTCGCCAGCGCCGTCAGCGGCCGGGCCAGCGTGCGCGGCGAGATCGGCAATCGGCGCTCCCAGTAGGTCAGGAAGAAGACGCCGCCTTCGCGGCCCAGCACGAGTTCACCGCGTTCCAGAATCCGCCCGTACTGCTCGCCCAGCACCGGCAGCAGCACCTTGTTCTCCAGCGCCCGCTTGAGCGGCTGCCACGAGATGTCGAAGAAGTGCGCGTAGCGGCTGGCCTGCCCGTGGGTCAGCACGTCCTCCCAGTAGGGGTTGTGGCCGCCCTGAATGCCCATGTGGTTGGGCACGAAGTCCACGATCAGGCCCAGCCCGAGTTCCCGCGCCCGCGCCGCGAGCCGCCGCAGCCCCGCCTCGCCGCCCAGGGCCGGGTTGACTGAAGCGTGGTCGGTCACGTCGTAGCCGTGGCCACTCCCCGGCGCACTCGTCCAGATCGGCGAGAGGTACACGTCCGTCACGCCCAGCCGCGCGAGATACGGCAGCAGGCGGCGGGCGGCCGCGAAGTCGAAGCCCGCGTGGAGCTGGAGGCGGTAGGTGGAGGACGGAACGTGGGGGGTGGCGCCGTCGGTCATCCTTCCGACCCTAGCAGGACCGCCTCGCCGCGCTCCAAACGGAGGTCGGGGCGGCCTTCCGAGTGGAGGACAATACGGGGCGGGAGGGGAAAGGGGAGGGTCAGGCTGGCAGCGCCCACCGCCTCCCGGCCCACGTTCCACAGCAGCAGGCGTTCGCCCGCCTCCGTGACCCGCCGCACCCACACCACGTCCCCGGCGTGTCCGGCGGTCAGGGTGCGGCGCTCGCGGCCCCGCAGCACCGGGTCCTCGCGGCGCAGGCGCAGCAGGGTGCGGTACAGCGCCAACGTCCGGGCGTGTTCGCCTGTCTCACGCTCGTCCCAGTCGAGTTTCGCCTGCCGGAACGTCTCCTCCGCCTGCGGGTCGAGCACGTCCTCCCCGGAGAACCCCTCGAAGTGGCCGAATTCCTTCTTGCGGCCCTCCGACACCAGCCGCCCCAGCTCGCCGTGGTGGTCGCTGAAAAAGGGGAAGGGGCTGGACGCCGCCCACTCTTGGCCCATGAACAGCAGCGGGGTCATCGGCAGCGTGAGCAGCAGGGTGGACGCGCCCCGGTACATGGCGGGGGTGACGCGCTCCAGGTGGTGAACCCGGTCGCCCACCGCCCGGTTGCCGATCTGGTCGTGGTTCTGGATGAAGTAGACGAAGGAGGGGGCCTCCAGACCGTCGGCGGGCTGACCACGCGGCCCGTTCCATTCGGCCCAGTGCTGGCCCTCGTAGACCCAGCCCCGGTTCAGCACGTGCGTCAGCGCCGCCGCTCCGCCCTCGTAATGCTGGTAGTAGCCGTCGCGGTCCCCAGTGAGGGTCACGCGCATGACGTGGTGGAAATCGTCCACCCACATGCCGTCGAGGTGCATTTCGGTGACCAGCTCCGGCAGGTTGCGGTAATCCTCGGCGAGCAGCACCTTCGTGCCCCCCAGCTCGTGAACCCGGTCGGCCAGCTCGCGCAGGATGTGGACCGGCGAGTCGTCCTGCATCTCCTGGGTGGCGTCCAGCCGCAGCCCGTCAAGGCGGTACTCGTGCAGCCACATCCGGGCGTTGTCCGTGATCAGGCGGCGCATGTGCGGCTCCGCGTAGTCCAGCCCCGCGCCCCAGGGGGTGTGAAAGCGCTCGGTGAAGTACCCCGGACTGTAGACGCCGAGGTAATTGCCGTCCGGCCCGAAGTGGTTGTACACGGCGTCGAGGAACACGGCCAGCCCGTGCCCGTGCGCCGCGTCCACGAACGCCTTCAGGTCCTCGGGGCGGCCGTACGGGGCATAGGGGGCATAGAGGGCCACGCCGTCGTACCCCCACCCACGCGAGCCGGGAAACGAGGCCAGCGGCATCACCTGAAGCGCGGTCACGCCCAGTTCTGCCAACTCGGACAGCCGCTCCATCGCCGCCCGGTAGGTGCCCTCCGGGGTAAAGGTGCCGATGTGCAGCTCGTAAAAGACGCACTCGGAGAGGGGCAGGCCGCGCCAGCCGGTGTGCTGCCACCCGTAGGCGGTGGGGTCCACCACTTCCGCCTCGCCGTGAACCCCGTCCGGCAGGAAGCGGGCATAGGGGTCGGGCCACGCCTGCCCGTTCAGCACGAACTGGTAGCGGGTGCCCGCGCCCACGGGCAGGGTGACTTCATGGATGTTGTCCCCCAGTGCGGTCATGGGATGGTCGGTGCCGCCCACGCGCACGGCGACCTCCTGCGCGGTGGTCGTCCAGACGCGGAAGCGGGTGCCCGCGCCGCCGGGCAGCAGTTCGGCCCCCAGTCGGGGCGCAGGTGGGGAA from Deinococcus sp. HSC-46F16 encodes:
- the treS gene encoding maltose alpha-D-glucosyltransferase, which translates into the protein MTQAQPSPQPEWYKSAVFYELSVRTFADGNGDGKGDFPGLTGRLDYLRSLGVDCLWLLPWYPSPLRDDGYDVADYTDIHPDLGTLDDFKVFLREAHARGLRVIGDLVTNHTSSDHPWFQAARRGPTLPDGSPNEYHDYYVWSDTGTEYADARIIFTDTETSNWTLDEGCGRYYWHRFFSSQPDLNFDNPRVVEELIGALRFWLDLGLDGFRVDAVPYLIEREGTNCENLPETHAILRQLRRVVDEEYPGRLLLAEANQWPEDVVEYFGTEAYPEFHMCFNFPVMPRLYMSLKREDTTSIREIMGRLPEIPSFGQWATFLRNHDELTLEMVTDDERAFMYAAYAPDHRMKINVGIRRRLAPLLDNDRRRIELLHTVLLALPGSPILYYGDEIGMGDNLTLSDRNGVRTPMQWNAGISGGFSTALPDQCFYPPIQDPVYGYGRVNVAAQEQDPGSLLKWLSRQLELRRAHPTFAQGDLTFIETGNPAILAFTRQHDGETLLIISNFAGSAQAALLDLSAHVGRVPVTLAGGSHFPVVGEGPYPVLMGKHEYYWLKLTGVR
- a CDS encoding Bax inhibitor-1/YccA family protein translates to MQLTATRTENLVRTFMARTYSWMAAGLALTAGVAYLTAQNEVLAAQVFGWRWGLIIAQLVIVFALSGLAHRMNSAVAGMLFIAYAALTGLTFSSLLIAYDPSAVTAAFLTTAGTFGAMSVAGFVIKKDLSGMGRFFMFAVIGLFIAMIVNMFVASSALTLGLSVIGVLLFAGLTVYDTQMLRNLALSGVTGEMAERAAINGALALYLDFVNMFLFLLRLFGFAGGSDD
- the treY gene encoding malto-oligosyltrehalose synthase translates to MTDGATPHVPSSTYRLQLHAGFDFAAARRLLPYLARLGVTDVYLSPIWTSAPGSGHGYDVTDHASVNPALGGEAGLRRLAARARELGLGLIVDFVPNHMGIQGGHNPYWEDVLTHGQASRYAHFFDISWQPLKRALENKVLLPVLGEQYGRILERGELVLGREGGVFFLTYWERRLPISPRTLARPLTALATELTGTLPAADHAELASVARAAANLPVSTSADLTDADRLARAQESEVITRRLGALAETSRSVRTALDRMVAETNADPARLDALIQDQNYRLASWRVAAEQINYRRFFDINDLAALRMEDPRVFEWAHAKLFELIGDGVLQGVRLDHTDGLYDPAGYFVALQRGAARALGREWEPGQALPVYVVAEKILEPGEKLPEDWAIHGTTGYDFLAQLNGTLVDGASEEEVTAIYRRFTGDREGYGDHLYRGKHLIQRVSLPGEVNVLAEHLERLAEADLRFRDFTLSGLREVIRETIAAFPVYRTYVREGGEREPGDDAKIEHAIRDAKAHRAAAGRDLDPSLFDFLEAVLKLDAPDEATRERYAGFALKFQQLTGPVTAKGAEDTAFYRYARLLSLNEVGGDPGLFGTPPRAFHRDAQARAERWPHAMLATSTHDTKRGEDTRARISVLSELPQTWAAYLSGWSGLLRGFEVETATGRAPSALDTYTFLQNALGAYPLDGRLEDFPDRLADYALKAAREAKLRTSWAAGDAEYEEALTRVVRGLLADERFSRDLAELHRRISPYGAQNGLSAALVRLTAPGVPDTYQGAEGWNQSLVDPDNRRPVDYGWRTRTLARIEKRHAEDPARLATDLLARYEDGGVKLLVTWAALQARRAHPELFAQGSYRPIEAGKYLLAFAREHSAREHRDEVAVIVAPRLTYTLTREKTPWALGEVWGNRQLTLPRPGTYRNVLTGERLRVRGEKVPVAKVLETFPLALLVRE
- the treZ gene encoding malto-oligosyltrehalose trehalohydrolase — translated: MRSTLPSAPAGALSSPPAPRLGAELLPGGAGTRFRVWTTTAQEVAVRVGGTDHPMTALGDNIHEVTLPVGAGTRYQFVLNGQAWPDPYARFLPDGVHGEAEVVDPTAYGWQHTGWRGLPLSECVFYELHIGTFTPEGTYRAAMERLSELAELGVTALQVMPLASFPGSRGWGYDGVALYAPYAPYGRPEDLKAFVDAAHGHGLAVFLDAVYNHFGPDGNYLGVYSPGYFTERFHTPWGAGLDYAEPHMRRLITDNARMWLHEYRLDGLRLDATQEMQDDSPVHILRELADRVHELGGTKVLLAEDYRNLPELVTEMHLDGMWVDDFHHVMRVTLTGDRDGYYQHYEGGAAALTHVLNRGWVYEGQHWAEWNGPRGQPADGLEAPSFVYFIQNHDQIGNRAVGDRVHHLERVTPAMYRGASTLLLTLPMTPLLFMGQEWAASSPFPFFSDHHGELGRLVSEGRKKEFGHFEGFSGEDVLDPQAEETFRQAKLDWDERETGEHARTLALYRTLLRLRREDPVLRGRERRTLTAGHAGDVVWVRRVTEAGERLLLWNVGREAVGAASLTLPFPLPPRIVLHSEGRPDLRLERGEAVLLGSEG